A window of the Salvelinus alpinus chromosome 25, SLU_Salpinus.1, whole genome shotgun sequence genome harbors these coding sequences:
- the LOC139553134 gene encoding large ribosomal subunit protein bL33m-like: MFLTAVNLAKAKSKTVLVQMVSAAGTGYCFNTKRNRLREKLVLRKNDPLVNKHVLFHEKKKIRSI, encoded by the exons ATGTTCCTCACTGCTGTAAACC TGGCCAAGGCCAAGTCAAA GACTGTCCTAGTGCAAATGGTGAGTGCTGCAGGGACAGGTTATTGTTTCAACACCAAGAGGAACCGACTACGGGAGAAACTGGTGCTGCGAAAAAATGATCCCCTGG TGAACAAGCACGTTCTCTTTCACGAAAAGAAGAAGATTAGGTCGATTTAA